In Xyrauchen texanus isolate HMW12.3.18 chromosome 14, RBS_HiC_50CHRs, whole genome shotgun sequence, the following are encoded in one genomic region:
- the gabpa gene encoding GA-binding protein alpha chain has product MSKSETEEMIEIEIDGPEKQERLEEGIEEQTITAAELITQDIDINEPIGNLKKLLEPRLQVSLDGYDICLQDILLHPDHSLFDQGVKTDGTVQLSVQIVTKQGEEKLNILEIVKPVETVEVVIDPDAAGGEEDHLVEDEQVIAVERAAIPDETSEQVTRWAAALEGYRKEQVRLNIPYDPVQWTADQVIHWAVWVMKEFGIEEMEVGGIHIPGRQLCGFSQEEFLQRVPSGEILWSHLELLRKYVLASQDQGQEATVTIDQPMQIIPAPVQQATPTAIKVLKHNKTPRAPRISGEERSSPGNRTGNNGQIQLWQFLLELLTDKDSRDCISWVGEEGEFKLNQPELVAQKWGQRKNKPTMNYEKLSRALRYYYDGDMISKVQGKRFVYKFVCDLRTLIGYNAAELNNLVTECEQKKLARVQLHGLGQSVNTVTLATATGQPVTTVTLAAAALEKDS; this is encoded by the exons ATGTCAAAAAGTGAGACTGAGGAGATGATTGAGATTGAGATTGATGGACCGGAGAAACAGGAGCGTCTAGAGGAGGG AATTGAGGAACAAACCATCACAGCAGCTGAATTGATTACGCAAGACATTGACATCAATGAGCCGATTGGTAACCTGAAGAAGTTACTGGAGCCTCGTCTCCAGGTGTCATTAGATGGCTATGACATCTGTCTTCAGGACATcctt TTGCATCCTGATCACAGCTTGTTCGATCAAGGAGTGAAGACGGATGGTACAGTACAGCTCAGTGTGCAGATTGTCACAAAACAAG GTGAAGAGAAATTGAACATCCTAGAGATAGTGAAACCAGTGGAGACTGTGGAGGTGGTGATCGATCCAGATGCAGCTGGAGGGGAGGAAGACCATCTTGTGGAGGACGAACAAGTGATCGCAGTGGAGCGAGCTGCCATTCCAGATGAGACTTCAGAACAGGTGACCCGCTGGGCGGCCGCATTGGAAGGGTACCGTAAGGAGCAGGTCCGACTGAATATTCCCTATG ACCCGGTGCAGTGGACGGCTGATCAGGTGATCCACTGGGCAGTTTGGGTGATGAAGGAGTTCGGCATTGAGGAAATGGAGGTGGGGGGCATTCACATTCCCGGTCGCCAGCTCTGTGGTTTCAGCCAGGAGGAGTTCCTTCAGAGAGTGCCCAGCGGAGAGATCCTATGGAGCCACCTGGAGCTTCTACGCAAGT ATGTACTTGCGAGTCAGGATCAGGGTCAAGAAGCTACAGTCACCATTGATCAAC CTATGCAGATCATTCCTGCTCCAGTGCAGCAGGCCACACCCACAGCAATTAAAGTGCTTAAGCACAACAAAACACCCCGAGCCCCCCGTATCTCAGGAGAGGAGCGCAGCTCCCCTGGCAACCGCACAG GTAATAATGGTCAGATCCAGCTTTGGCAGTTTCTCTTGGAGCTTCTAACGGATAAGGACTCACGGGACTGCATTTCATGGGTGGGAGAGGAGGGCGAGTTTAAACTCAATCAGCCCGAGCTGGTTGCTCAGAAATGGGGCCAGCGCAAGAACAAGCCCACAATGAACTATGAGAAGCTAAGCAGAGCTCTCAG GTACTACTATGATGGAGACATGATCAGCAAAGTACAGGGCAAGCGCTTTGTCTACAAGTTTGTGTGCGACCTCAGGACTCTGATTGGATACAATGCTGCAGAGCTCAACAACCTGGTGACGGAGTGTGAACAGAAGAAACTCGCCCGGGTTCAGCTGCACGGGCTCGGCCAGTCCGTCAACACGGTTACACTGGCCACTGCCACAGGGCAGCCCGTCACCACTGTCACTTTGGCTGCAGCGGCTTTAGAGAAAGATAGTTGA